Proteins found in one Ovis canadensis isolate MfBH-ARS-UI-01 breed Bighorn chromosome 20, ARS-UI_OviCan_v2, whole genome shotgun sequence genomic segment:
- the LOC138425547 gene encoding MHC class I polypeptide-related sequence B-like isoform X1, giving the protein MHVLHPQHLEQVRTQNLSVKHLMCTCLQKAVSSVVPPSPGSHSLSYNMTVLSRDGFVQSRFFAEGYLDHQTFLHYDHKKGRAEPWGRWAEKLASEIWETESKDLNETWKELRKLLAEILSLQKEKGGFHSLQETVGCKIPEDSHPRGFRLLHFNGELLLSCSPEAHGCALPQSSAQTLAMEVVKSWDTDGFLSKHYQAHVQGELCGRLRGYLESWTGFMERTVPPAVNVTRSQDSEGMVHLTGKTLVYQRSWWITSVLVVVFIIGFSVCCCIKKRKTASATGRPESISLQDLDQFQTEPTDHNGLTHPEFQSLCQTPAPSV; this is encoded by the exons ATGCATGTTCTGCATCCTCAGCACCTGGAGCAGGTCAGGACGCAGAACTTGTCTGTTAAACATCTGATGTGCACTTGTCTCCAGAAAGCAGTTTCATCTGTGGTTCCTCCTTCCCCAGGATCGCACAGTCTTTCTTACAACATGACAGTGCTTTCCCGGGATGGCTTTGTGCAGTCCAGGTTTTTTGCTGAGGGATACTTGGATCATCAGACCTTCCTGCACTATGATCACAAAAAAGGCAGGGCAGAGCCCTGGGGACGGTGGGCTGAAAAGCTGGCATCAGAGATCTGGGAGACAGAGTCCAAGGACTTGAACGAGACCTGGAAGGAGCTCAGGAAACTTCTAGCAGAAATCCTGTCActgcagaaggagaaaggag gCTTCCATTCCCTCCAGGAGACCGTGGGCTGCAAGATCCCTGAAGACAGCCACCCCCGGGGCTTCCGGCTTCTCCACTTCAACGGGGAGCTCCTCCTCTCCTGTTCCCCGGAGGCCCACGGATGTGCCCTGCCCCAGTCCTCGGCTCAGACCTTGGCCATGGAAGTGGTGAAGTCTTGGGACACAGACGGCTTTCTAAGCAAGCATTACCAGGCCCACGTGCAGGGAGAACTTTGTGGGAGACTGCGGGGCTACCTGGAGTCCTGGACGGGCTTCATGGAGAGGACAG TGCCCCCAGCCGTGAATGTGACCCGCAGCCAGGACTCAGAGGGCATGGTCCACCTCACAG GAAAGACCCTGGTGTACCAGAGATCATGGTGGATCACGagtgttcttgttgttgtttttatcatCGGATTTTCTGTCTGTTGTTGTATTAAGAAGAGGAAGACCGCATCAGCtacagggaggccag agTCTATTAGCCTACAAGACCTGGATCAATTCCAGAC
- the LOC138425547 gene encoding MHC class I polypeptide-related sequence B-like isoform X3, which yields MGLSCVWQCLAGAAVFVSLGNAAGSHSLSYNMTVLSRDGFVQSRFFAEGYLDHQTFLHYDHKKGRAEPWGRWAEKLASEIWETESKDLNETWKELRKLLAEILSLQKEKGGFHSLQETVGCKIPEDSHPRGFRLLHFNGELLLSCSPEAHGCALPQSSAQTLAMEVVKSWDTDGFLSKHYQAHVQGELCGRLRGYLESWTGFMERTVPPAVNVTRSQDSEGMVHLTGKTLVYQRSWWITSVLVVVFIIGFSVCCCIKKRKTASATGRPESISLQDLDQFQTEPTDHNGLTHPEFQSLCQTPAPSV from the exons ATGGGGCTCTCTTGTGTCTGGCAGTGTCTAGCCGGCGCTGCCGTTTTTGTGTCCCTGGGTAACGCCGCCG GATCGCACAGTCTTTCTTACAACATGACAGTGCTTTCCCGGGATGGCTTTGTGCAGTCCAGGTTTTTTGCTGAGGGATACTTGGATCATCAGACCTTCCTGCACTATGATCACAAAAAAGGCAGGGCAGAGCCCTGGGGACGGTGGGCTGAAAAGCTGGCATCAGAGATCTGGGAGACAGAGTCCAAGGACTTGAACGAGACCTGGAAGGAGCTCAGGAAACTTCTAGCAGAAATCCTGTCActgcagaaggagaaaggag gCTTCCATTCCCTCCAGGAGACCGTGGGCTGCAAGATCCCTGAAGACAGCCACCCCCGGGGCTTCCGGCTTCTCCACTTCAACGGGGAGCTCCTCCTCTCCTGTTCCCCGGAGGCCCACGGATGTGCCCTGCCCCAGTCCTCGGCTCAGACCTTGGCCATGGAAGTGGTGAAGTCTTGGGACACAGACGGCTTTCTAAGCAAGCATTACCAGGCCCACGTGCAGGGAGAACTTTGTGGGAGACTGCGGGGCTACCTGGAGTCCTGGACGGGCTTCATGGAGAGGACAG TGCCCCCAGCCGTGAATGTGACCCGCAGCCAGGACTCAGAGGGCATGGTCCACCTCACAG GAAAGACCCTGGTGTACCAGAGATCATGGTGGATCACGagtgttcttgttgttgtttttatcatCGGATTTTCTGTCTGTTGTTGTATTAAGAAGAGGAAGACCGCATCAGCtacagggaggccag agTCTATTAGCCTACAAGACCTGGATCAATTCCAGAC
- the LOC138425547 gene encoding MHC class I polypeptide-related sequence B-like isoform X4 — protein sequence MGLSCVWQCLAGAAVFVSLGNAAGSHSLSYNMTVLSRDGFVQSRFFAEGYLDHQTFLHYDHKKGRAEPWGRWAEKLASEIWETESKDLNETWKELRKLLAEILSLQKEKGGFHSLQETVGCKIPEDSHPRGFRLLHFNGELLLSCSPEAHGCALPQSSAQTLAMEVVKSWDTDGFLSKHYQAHVQGELCGRLRGYLESWTGFMERTVPPAVNVTRSQDSEGMVHLTGKAFGFFPQNISVVWFQDEEPMSRDAQESGGVLLDGNGTYYTWETIKIPQGEEQRVKCIVEHSGNHSAHLPPLGKTLVYQRSWWITSVLVVVFIIGFSVCCCIKKRKTASATGRPESISLQDLDQFQTEPTDHNGLTHPEFQSLCQTPAPSV from the exons ATGGGGCTCTCTTGTGTCTGGCAGTGTCTAGCCGGCGCTGCCGTTTTTGTGTCCCTGGGTAACGCCGCCG GATCGCACAGTCTTTCTTACAACATGACAGTGCTTTCCCGGGATGGCTTTGTGCAGTCCAGGTTTTTTGCTGAGGGATACTTGGATCATCAGACCTTCCTGCACTATGATCACAAAAAAGGCAGGGCAGAGCCCTGGGGACGGTGGGCTGAAAAGCTGGCATCAGAGATCTGGGAGACAGAGTCCAAGGACTTGAACGAGACCTGGAAGGAGCTCAGGAAACTTCTAGCAGAAATCCTGTCActgcagaaggagaaaggag gCTTCCATTCCCTCCAGGAGACCGTGGGCTGCAAGATCCCTGAAGACAGCCACCCCCGGGGCTTCCGGCTTCTCCACTTCAACGGGGAGCTCCTCCTCTCCTGTTCCCCGGAGGCCCACGGATGTGCCCTGCCCCAGTCCTCGGCTCAGACCTTGGCCATGGAAGTGGTGAAGTCTTGGGACACAGACGGCTTTCTAAGCAAGCATTACCAGGCCCACGTGCAGGGAGAACTTTGTGGGAGACTGCGGGGCTACCTGGAGTCCTGGACGGGCTTCATGGAGAGGACAG TGCCCCCAGCCGTGAATGTGACCCGCAGCCAGGACTCAGAGGGCATGGTCCACCTCACAGGCAAGGCTTTTGGCTTCTTTCCCCAGAATATCTCAGTGGTCTGGTTTCAGGATGAGGAGCCCATGAGCCGGGACGCCCAGGAGTCTGGGGGTGTCCTGCTTGATGGGAATGGGACCTACTACACCTGGGAAACCATAAAAATTCCCCAAGGAGAGGAGCAGCGGGTCAAGTGCATTGTGGAACACAGCGGAAATCACAGTGCACACCTCCCACCCTTGG GAAAGACCCTGGTGTACCAGAGATCATGGTGGATCACGagtgttcttgttgttgtttttatcatCGGATTTTCTGTCTGTTGTTGTATTAAGAAGAGGAAGACCGCATCAGCtacagggaggccag agTCTATTAGCCTACAAGACCTGGATCAATTCCAGAC
- the LOC138425547 gene encoding MHC class I polypeptide-related sequence B-like isoform X2, with protein MVFGFLSRPCNGPRGQRRERGPCAGSHSLSYNMTVLSRDGFVQSRFFAEGYLDHQTFLHYDHKKGRAEPWGRWAEKLASEIWETESKDLNETWKELRKLLAEILSLQKEKGGFHSLQETVGCKIPEDSHPRGFRLLHFNGELLLSCSPEAHGCALPQSSAQTLAMEVVKSWDTDGFLSKHYQAHVQGELCGRLRGYLESWTGFMERTVPPAVNVTRSQDSEGMVHLTGKTLVYQRSWWITSVLVVVFIIGFSVCCCIKKRKTASATGRPESISLQDLDQFQTEPTDHNGLTHPEFQSLCQTPAPSV; from the exons ATGGTTTTCGGTTTCCTTTCCCGACCCTGTAATGGTCCCAGAGGTCAACGGAGAGAAAGAGGCCCGTGTGCCG GATCGCACAGTCTTTCTTACAACATGACAGTGCTTTCCCGGGATGGCTTTGTGCAGTCCAGGTTTTTTGCTGAGGGATACTTGGATCATCAGACCTTCCTGCACTATGATCACAAAAAAGGCAGGGCAGAGCCCTGGGGACGGTGGGCTGAAAAGCTGGCATCAGAGATCTGGGAGACAGAGTCCAAGGACTTGAACGAGACCTGGAAGGAGCTCAGGAAACTTCTAGCAGAAATCCTGTCActgcagaaggagaaaggag gCTTCCATTCCCTCCAGGAGACCGTGGGCTGCAAGATCCCTGAAGACAGCCACCCCCGGGGCTTCCGGCTTCTCCACTTCAACGGGGAGCTCCTCCTCTCCTGTTCCCCGGAGGCCCACGGATGTGCCCTGCCCCAGTCCTCGGCTCAGACCTTGGCCATGGAAGTGGTGAAGTCTTGGGACACAGACGGCTTTCTAAGCAAGCATTACCAGGCCCACGTGCAGGGAGAACTTTGTGGGAGACTGCGGGGCTACCTGGAGTCCTGGACGGGCTTCATGGAGAGGACAG TGCCCCCAGCCGTGAATGTGACCCGCAGCCAGGACTCAGAGGGCATGGTCCACCTCACAG GAAAGACCCTGGTGTACCAGAGATCATGGTGGATCACGagtgttcttgttgttgtttttatcatCGGATTTTCTGTCTGTTGTTGTATTAAGAAGAGGAAGACCGCATCAGCtacagggaggccag agTCTATTAGCCTACAAGACCTGGATCAATTCCAGAC